From one Cyprinus carpio isolate SPL01 chromosome B3, ASM1834038v1, whole genome shotgun sequence genomic stretch:
- the LOC122136665 gene encoding gastrula zinc finger protein XlCGF7.1-like — protein sequence MEFIKEETEDVKIEEAFRLKQEDTEEQTDLMPLKEESQELNEKEEQSLYENLDFTTGEKTFGCSLTKKTSTQNRSLSCIQCGKFLSSHAYLEVHMRIHKGEKPFTCKQCGRSFTEKGSLTRHMRIHTGEKPFTCQQCGKSFSDSGNLNGHMNVHTAERPFTCSQCGKSFNQRRILKKHMQFHCGEKPFICPQCGKSFRQKETFNSHLREHTGENMFKCGQCGKSFRHKVTFNTHLREHTGENPYVCGQCGKSFRCKVNLTMHKRVHIVHKPDGPEMSVAIPTVAYCFLLK from the exons atggagtttattaaagaggagactgaagatgtgaagattgaagaagcattcagaCTGAAACAAGAAGATAccgaggaacaaacag ACCTGATGCcgctgaaagaggagagtcaagaactgAATGAAAAGGAAGAACAAAGTCTGTATGAAAATTTAGATTTCACAACTGGAGAAAAAACTTTTGGTTGCTCACTGACTAAAAAGACATCCACACAAAATAGAAGCCTCTCCTGCATTCAGTGTGGAAAGTTTTTATCTAGCCATGCATACCTTGAAGTCCATATGAGAATTCACAAAGGAGAGAAGCCTTTTACATGCAAacagtgtggaaggagtttcacTGAAAAAGGAAGCCTTACcaggcacatgagaattcatactggagagaagccgttcacctgccaacaatgtggaaaaagtttctctGATAGTGGAAACCTTAACGGCCACATGAATGTTCACACTGCAGAGAGAcctttcacctgctctcagtgtggaaaaagtttcaaccAAAGAAGAATacttaaaaaacacatgcaatttcactgtggagagaagcctttcataTGTccacagtgtggaaagagcttcaggcaaaaagaaacatttaactCCCATTTGAGAGAGCACACTGGAGAAAACATGTTCAAATGtggtcagtgtggaaagagcttcagacATAAAGTAACATTTAACACGCATTTGAGAGAGCACACTGGAGAAAACCCATACGTATGcggtcagtgtggaaagagcttcagatGTAAAGTAAATCTTACAATGCACAAAAGAGTTCACATTGTTCACAAACCAGACGGACCTGAAATGTCAGTTGCAATCCCGACAGTAGCatactgttttctattaaaatag